Proteins co-encoded in one Pithys albifrons albifrons isolate INPA30051 chromosome 14, PitAlb_v1, whole genome shotgun sequence genomic window:
- the MAP7D3 gene encoding MAP7 domain-containing protein 3: MAEGGAAPPTCPSSSSSSSSLRGLREQMVAAAHALAEERRSQSGISPLAVQTSIKTATKPVIDGSTLRTEERQRLARERREEREKQHAAKETQILEKERKAKLQYEKQLEERQRKLKEMKQKEEQRRAAVEEKRKQKIEEEKEKYEAVLHRTLERNQRLETRQKRWSWGGSVTPDSESKTEQQSTDEGGTGGSKRSTSTANLKQAEGAVTKRLSSSAALLNSSDRGTTKRSSSLNRLNNKVSLHSPQSALKGSQVEQKGGTEKKRSTSLSRMSSKPQSSAELEKVKKEEKPARRSQLSPLDSSVISRLLAPTQASLARSKSAATLSADGQDPSESHLCPRSASASSNSSSVPAPKVPVRSRSIDRLKSSVSSSDASSPDSTQKSETEKPSPGSGLRRPPSPSVSARRRSPSPANLVKRPPSPSAVRQKTRPPSPGVSKQRPPSPTPVSKPAPIQRPPLTPGVINITKKKPEGEIKPKDKSTEGTGQEQGASPALEKDVGAASTKTKEEPGSKTVAGTTTAEEASKILAEKRRLAREQREREDQERIQRQEEERMREEEMAKRATEEKAQREEELQKQEEEKRLFYEEQQRQAEEEKIRREQEEQEKLAELQHQREEAEAKAQEEAERQRLERERIMQQNMQERLERKKRIEEIMKRTRKSDQNESKLQNEGKSASEVMEGEDIEEEEELRLEKTDQPGKLNGIDLLQEVKGEAESCLETAQSLISAECEEQDESELKASEVFMNGSNLKSDESALSVTELKDSGHPAKEMVIDDSVELNVNEADHTSGLIQNLNGKSGSWTFEEFIDVGVRSKPTKLSSDSISAGNCNQNLNDAATIPPSPKLAFEEDGAANSLTKPIDASSGNSS, translated from the exons TTGCTGCAGCCCACGCCTtagcagaagaaagaagaagccAAAGTGGCATTAGCCCCCTTGCAGTCCAGACCTCAATAAAGACAGCAACTAAACCAG TGATAGATGGTTCCACTCTAAGAACAGAAGAAAGGCAAAGACTTGCCAGGGAGCGTAGAGAAGAGCGGGAAAAACAACATG CTGCCAAAGAGACACAAATTcttgaaaaggagagaaaagcaaagctcCAGTATGAAAAACAGTTagaagaaaggcagagaaagctcaaagaaatgaagcagaaagaGGAACAACGGAGGGCAGCAgtagaagaaaagaggaaacaaaaaatagaGGAGGAGAAG GAGAAATATGAAGCAGTTCTGCATCGCACCTTGGAACGGAATCAGCGACTGGAAACGCGACAAAAGAGGTGGTCATGGGGAGGATCTGTAACTCCAgattcagaaagcaaaacag AACAACAGAGCACAGATGAAGGTGGAACTGGCG GCAGCAAACGCTCCACGTCCACAGCCAACCTCAAACAGGCAGAGGGGGCCGTGACCAAACGGTTGTCGTCGTCTGCAGCGCTTTTAAATTCCTCTGATCGAG GTACCACAAAGAGAAGTTCCTCATTAAACAGACTGAATAACAAAGTTTCTCTGCATTCCCCGCAGTCAGCACTCAAAGGTTCGCAGGTGGAACAGAAAG GAGGAACAGAAAAGAAGAGGAGCACATCTTTGAGTAGGATGAGTAGTAAACCCCAATCCTCTGCAGAActagaaaaagtgaaaaaggaagaaaaaccag CTCGTCGCTCCCAGCTCAGTCCTCTGGACAGTAGCGTAATCAGTCGCCTCCTCGCCCCCACACAGGCCTCCCTAGCTAGGAGTAAAAGTGCTGCTACCCTATCGGCTGATGGACAGGATCCCTCAG AATCTCACCTCTGTCCTCGTTCAGCTTCAGCCAGTTCCAACAGTTCCTCAGTCCCAGCTCCCAAAGTGCCCGTGCGCAGTCGTAGCATCGACAGGTTGAAGTCTTCTGTATCCTCATCTGATGCAAGTTCACCTGATTCAACCCAG aaatcagagacagaaaaaccGTCCCCAGGGTCTGGTTTAAGGCGCCCTCCCTCACCGTCGGTGTCTGCCCGTAGAAGATCCCCCTCTCCGGCTAATCTGGTGAAGCGTCCCCCGTCACCCTCTGCAGTGCG ACAAAAGACTCGCCCACCTTCACCTGGAGTGTCAAAACAAAGGCCACCATCTCCTACTCCAGTCTCTAAACCAGCACCCATCCAACGTCCACCTCTCACACCAGGTGTTATAAACATTACCAAAAAGAAACCTGAAGGAGAGATCAAACCAAAGGATAAGAGCACAGAAGGAACAGGACAAGAGCAAGGTGCTTCCCCAGCCTTGGAGAAGGATGTGGGAGCAGCTAGCACAAAGACCAAAGAAG AACCAGGTAGCAAAACAGTAGCAGGGACCACCACAGCTGAAGAAGCTTCTAAAATCTTGGCAGAGAAGCGGCGTCTGGCACGGGAGCAAAGAGAGCGTGAAGACCAAGAGAGAATTCAGAGACAGGAAGAAGAAAG aatgagagaggaagaaatggCCAAGAGAGCAACTGAGGAAAAAGCACAACGGGAAGAGGAGCTCCAgaagcaggaggaagaaaagagactGTTTTATGAAGAACAGCAAAGACAGGCAGAAGAGGAGAAGATCCGCCGGGaacaggaagagcaggaaaaacttgCAGAGCTTCAGCACCAG agagaaGAAGCTGAAGCAAAAGCTCAAGAAGAGGCTGAAAGACAACGACTGGAAAGGGAGAGAATTATGCAGCAAAATATGCAGGAAAggcttgaaagaaaaaag AGAAttgaagaaataatgaaaagaacACGAAAATCGGATCAAAACGAATCCAAG TTGCAGAATGAAGGGAAATCTGCCTCGGAGGTGATGGAGGGAGAGGATattgaagaggaggaggagttgCGTCTTGAGAAGACTGATCAACCAG GAAAGCTAAATGGCATTGACTTGCTCCAGGAAGTCAAGGGGGAGGCAGAGAGTTGTTTAGAGACTGCACAAAGCTTGATCTCTGCCGAATGTGAGGAGCAAGATGAGTCAGAGTTGAAGGCCAGTGAAGTGTTCATGAATGGAAGCAACTTGAAAAGTGATGAGAGCGCTCTGTCTGTTACTGAACTGAAGGATTCCGG CCATCCTGCAAAAGAAATGGTTATCGATGACTCAGTGGAGTTGAATGTTAATGAAGCTGATCATACAAGTGGACTTATTCAGAATCTTAATGGAAAATCTGGTTCTTGGACTTTTGAGGAGTTCATTGACGTTGGAGTACGTTCCAAGCCAACCAAACTGAGCTCAGACAGCATCTCTGCTGGTAACTGTAATCAAAACTTGAATGATGCTGCTACAATACCTCCTAGTCCCAAATTGGCTTTTGAGGAAGATGGTGCAGCGAATTCATTGACCAAACCTATAGATGCTTCATCAGGTAATTCAAGCTGA